A genome region from Corallococcus exiguus includes the following:
- a CDS encoding formyltransferase family protein, which yields MIRFAYGCIPSIMSLAFANTLVRRGGLVPTSILLSSGGLRFQKKRYTPAQVLPVFLRQFGARFTGYNVLAGLGGTLLPFGAPRGGLMSFQQLSRAYGIPLTVSDDFSGEKTVESLRRQEVDLVVTSMCDQILREPLLGLPRHGCLNIHPSLLPDFRGVDSIFQTMLNGVPEVGTTLHRTTARIDAGDVYGQSAFTRAASDSHLALTVKATAAGVWLLKRHVEALAQGQTPPSHTMDVTRARFPYRSWPTREELERFHTAGQVFWRAEDFRRLLRFEDPTDPTTRDVLPFAGEPLRTAAR from the coding sequence ATGATCCGCTTCGCCTATGGCTGCATCCCGTCCATCATGTCCCTCGCCTTCGCCAACACCCTGGTGCGGCGCGGGGGGCTCGTGCCCACCAGCATCCTGCTGTCCTCGGGGGGCCTGCGCTTCCAGAAGAAGCGCTACACCCCGGCCCAGGTCCTGCCCGTCTTCCTGCGGCAGTTCGGAGCGCGCTTCACCGGCTACAACGTCCTCGCGGGGCTCGGGGGAACGCTGCTGCCCTTCGGCGCCCCTCGCGGCGGGCTGATGAGCTTCCAGCAGCTGTCGCGCGCCTACGGCATCCCCCTCACGGTCAGCGACGACTTCTCCGGGGAGAAGACCGTCGAGTCGCTGCGCCGCCAGGAGGTGGACCTCGTCGTCACCAGCATGTGCGATCAGATCCTCCGCGAGCCGCTGCTGGGCCTGCCGCGCCACGGGTGCCTGAACATCCACCCGTCGCTGCTGCCGGACTTCCGCGGCGTGGACTCCATCTTCCAGACGATGCTGAACGGCGTGCCGGAGGTGGGAACGACGCTCCACCGCACCACCGCGCGCATCGACGCTGGGGACGTGTATGGCCAGTCCGCCTTCACGCGCGCCGCGTCGGACTCCCATCTGGCGCTGACGGTGAAGGCGACCGCGGCGGGGGTGTGGCTGCTCAAGCGGCACGTGGAGGCGCTCGCGCAGGGCCAGACGCCCCCCTCGCACACCATGGACGTGACCCGCGCCCGCTTCCCCTACCGTTCCTGGCCCACGCGCGAGGAGTTGGAGCGCTTCCACACGGCGGGCCAGGTGTTCTGGCGCGCGGAGGACTTCCGCCGGCTCCTACGCTTCGAGGACCCCACCGACCCGACGACGCGGGACGTGCTCCCCTTCGCCGGGGAGCCCTTGAGGACCGCGGCCCGCTGA
- a CDS encoding M4 family metallopeptidase codes for MTIRRTDGSTPVSLRPTTDTSTTAKAKNVLRVKDGFESVSRTGAAAGAQPTAAASATTQSSSTGATSAQTGRLALDSKEAQQAIQTSLKALTPPMTASSLLAANKTGPTLAPKSVEVDELGMTHVRLDRVHEGVKVFGEQLISHLGTDGKVSSVTGEQNPIPAGLGTQKPKLAPQAAIDIAKKELGGKADKQPSSERVIYQDAEGKYHSAYQVEVTQIAGQEKPKKQNYIIDANTGKVLESFNKIGGWSKSAAAQLQVNGTASPNVAIPDKGQVQSKINIPDGVTVDKLSVDLNIKHTWSGDLKVTVTSPSGKSAVLQDRKGGSKDDIAGSFDLSEAFKGESAKGEWTVTVEDKAARDTGTLNNWSLNITAKETTPPTDPQNPPTGTADDLTMYSGHVDLKTKKEADGTYSLEDSTRGKGIVTYDANNKSTASGQTKISDNNDKWGEATDPARAKAGIDAHYGAATTYDFLKNVLGRDSIDGAGEKLVNYVHVKNNYVNAYWDGEKMSYGDGDGKQSGPLTTLDIAGHEIAHGLTERTAGLIYSGESGGLNESFSDIIGTGVEWYAAQNNPEAKWNWTVGEAAWTPNNGDSEDGLRYMNDPTKDNYSVDNYKNYPKQTEVHGSSGISNNAFYLLVEGGKNKTSGLEVKGGIGMEDGLKIFGRALTTYMTPKTTFAQAREATIKSATDLYGADSNQVQKVKDAWTAVGVN; via the coding sequence ATGACCATTCGCCGCACCGACGGTTCGACGCCCGTTTCTCTCCGCCCCACCACCGACACCTCGACGACGGCGAAGGCCAAGAACGTTCTTCGCGTGAAGGACGGCTTCGAGTCCGTCTCCCGCACGGGCGCCGCCGCTGGCGCGCAGCCCACGGCCGCCGCCTCCGCGACGACCCAGTCTTCCTCCACGGGGGCCACCTCCGCGCAGACCGGCCGCCTCGCGCTGGACAGCAAGGAGGCGCAGCAGGCCATCCAGACGTCCCTGAAGGCCCTGACCCCGCCGATGACCGCGTCGTCGCTGCTGGCGGCGAACAAGACCGGCCCGACGCTGGCCCCCAAGAGCGTGGAAGTCGACGAGCTGGGCATGACCCACGTTCGCCTGGACCGCGTTCACGAAGGCGTGAAGGTCTTCGGCGAGCAGCTGATCAGCCACCTGGGCACGGACGGCAAGGTGTCCAGCGTCACCGGTGAGCAGAACCCCATCCCCGCGGGCCTGGGGACGCAGAAGCCGAAGCTGGCCCCGCAGGCGGCCATCGACATCGCGAAGAAGGAGCTGGGCGGCAAGGCCGACAAGCAGCCCTCTTCCGAGCGCGTCATCTACCAGGACGCGGAAGGCAAGTACCACTCCGCCTACCAGGTGGAAGTGACGCAGATCGCCGGGCAGGAGAAGCCCAAGAAGCAGAACTACATCATCGACGCCAACACGGGGAAGGTGCTGGAGAGCTTCAACAAGATCGGCGGCTGGTCGAAGTCCGCCGCGGCGCAGCTGCAGGTCAACGGCACGGCCAGCCCGAACGTGGCCATCCCGGACAAGGGTCAGGTCCAGTCGAAGATCAACATCCCGGACGGCGTCACGGTCGACAAGCTGTCCGTGGACCTGAACATCAAGCACACCTGGAGCGGCGACCTGAAGGTCACCGTGACCAGCCCCTCCGGCAAGTCCGCCGTGCTGCAGGACCGCAAGGGCGGCTCCAAGGACGACATCGCGGGCTCGTTCGACCTCTCCGAGGCCTTCAAGGGCGAGAGCGCCAAGGGCGAGTGGACGGTCACCGTCGAGGACAAGGCCGCGCGTGACACGGGCACCCTGAACAACTGGAGCCTGAACATCACCGCGAAGGAGACCACGCCTCCGACGGATCCGCAGAACCCGCCCACGGGCACCGCGGACGACCTGACGATGTACAGCGGCCACGTGGACCTGAAGACCAAGAAGGAAGCGGACGGCACGTACTCGCTGGAGGACTCGACGCGCGGCAAGGGCATCGTGACCTACGACGCGAACAACAAGTCCACCGCGTCCGGCCAGACGAAGATCTCCGACAACAACGACAAGTGGGGCGAGGCCACCGACCCGGCGCGCGCCAAGGCCGGCATCGACGCGCACTACGGCGCGGCCACGACCTACGACTTCCTCAAGAACGTCCTGGGCCGTGACTCCATCGACGGCGCCGGTGAGAAGCTCGTCAACTACGTGCACGTGAAGAACAACTACGTGAACGCGTACTGGGACGGCGAGAAGATGAGCTACGGCGACGGCGACGGGAAGCAGTCCGGCCCGCTCACCACGCTGGACATCGCGGGCCACGAAATCGCGCACGGCCTCACCGAGCGCACCGCGGGCCTCATCTACAGCGGCGAGTCCGGCGGCCTGAACGAGTCCTTCTCCGACATCATCGGCACGGGCGTGGAGTGGTACGCCGCGCAGAACAACCCCGAGGCCAAGTGGAACTGGACCGTGGGCGAGGCCGCGTGGACGCCGAACAACGGCGACTCCGAGGACGGCCTGCGCTACATGAACGACCCGACCAAGGACAACTACTCGGTCGACAACTACAAGAACTACCCGAAGCAGACGGAGGTGCACGGCTCCAGCGGCATCTCCAACAACGCCTTCTACCTGCTGGTCGAGGGCGGCAAGAACAAGACGTCCGGCCTGGAAGTGAAGGGCGGCATCGGCATGGAGGACGGCCTGAAGATCTTCGGCCGCGCCCTCACCACGTACATGACGCCGAAGACGACGTTCGCGCAGGCCCGCGAGGCCACCATCAAGTCCGCCACGGACCTGTACGGCGCGGACTCCAACCAGGTGCAGAAGGTGAAGGACGCCTGGACCGCGGTGGGCGTGAACTAG
- a CDS encoding sterol desaturase family protein: MDLKEQLLYGLPVFFTPILLELVVGLLRRRPAYRLNDLITNVTMSLLTVLGSVVIAGATFVFYGYVHQHHALLALRNDSAWTWVLAFLSYDFFYYWAHRLHHTMAWMWGIHVVHHSGEDMNFGLAVRQSALGELTTWPFFVPMALLGVSPEVFLGITSLQLVFQYAIHNTYVPPLGFLEKVLVTPSQHRVHHSRNTPYIDKNYGNILVVWDLLFGTYQPELPEHPPVYGLRAGLRSWNPFTAHFHYFGELFQKAAACERVSDKLLCIVRGPGWTPPSLRADRFHDADDGPSATFQKYDPRLPWPVAAYCFAQFLVLAAGILLVAWHLDTLGVAARVLALGLVLVSTWTLGVLMDSRPWAWRMECARLACVALFIPALALMEGLPLMGVLPLLLHPVLGSLWLLRFRPMFQEGASPASRAPGALAA, encoded by the coding sequence ATGGACCTCAAGGAACAGCTCCTCTACGGGCTGCCCGTGTTCTTCACCCCCATCCTCCTGGAGCTGGTGGTGGGGCTGTTGCGGCGGCGGCCGGCGTACCGGCTCAACGACCTCATCACCAACGTGACGATGAGCCTGCTCACCGTCCTGGGCAGCGTCGTCATCGCCGGGGCCACGTTCGTCTTCTACGGGTACGTGCACCAGCACCACGCGCTCCTCGCGTTGCGCAATGACTCGGCGTGGACGTGGGTGCTGGCGTTCCTGTCCTACGACTTCTTCTATTACTGGGCGCACCGCCTGCATCACACGATGGCGTGGATGTGGGGCATCCACGTCGTCCACCACTCGGGCGAGGACATGAACTTCGGCCTGGCGGTACGCCAGAGCGCCCTGGGCGAGCTGACCACGTGGCCCTTCTTCGTGCCCATGGCGCTCCTGGGCGTCTCGCCGGAGGTCTTCCTGGGCATCACCAGCCTCCAACTCGTGTTCCAGTACGCCATCCACAACACCTACGTGCCGCCGCTGGGCTTCCTGGAGAAGGTGCTCGTCACCCCGTCCCAGCACCGCGTCCACCACAGCCGCAACACGCCGTACATCGACAAGAACTACGGCAACATCCTGGTCGTGTGGGACCTGCTCTTCGGCACCTACCAGCCGGAGCTGCCGGAGCACCCTCCCGTCTATGGCCTGCGCGCGGGCCTGCGCTCGTGGAACCCCTTCACCGCGCACTTCCACTACTTCGGCGAGCTCTTCCAGAAGGCCGCCGCCTGCGAGCGGGTGTCCGACAAGCTCCTGTGCATCGTCCGCGGTCCAGGCTGGACGCCCCCCTCCCTGCGCGCGGACCGCTTCCACGACGCGGATGACGGGCCGTCCGCCACCTTCCAGAAGTACGACCCGAGGCTGCCCTGGCCCGTGGCCGCCTACTGCTTCGCGCAGTTCCTGGTGCTCGCCGCCGGCATCCTCCTGGTGGCGTGGCACCTGGACACGCTGGGCGTGGCCGCGCGCGTCCTGGCGCTGGGGCTGGTCCTCGTCAGCACCTGGACCCTGGGGGTGCTGATGGATTCGCGCCCCTGGGCCTGGCGGATGGAGTGCGCGCGGCTGGCCTGCGTGGCGCTGTTCATCCCCGCCCTGGCGCTGATGGAAGGCCTGCCCCTGATGGGCGTCCTGCCCCTGCTCCTGCACCCCGTCCTCGGCTCGCTGTGGCTCTTGCGCTTCCGGCCCATGTTCCAGGAAGGCGCGTCCCCGGCCTCCCGGGCCCCGGGCGCGCTGGCCGCCTGA
- a CDS encoding M12 family metallopeptidase: protein MRSTVIHELGHALGFAHEELRGDKPPAVTCNTQGHNGNTTVGPWDRDSVMNSCNPVCNGDGELRDWDRVGVQQSYRARVLPGARESFQRMRINGDAMDDLIARSADGSFDVWRSNGWNLAYYSTFPTPFTDANGWNAGNRFY from the coding sequence GTGCGCTCGACGGTCATCCACGAACTGGGCCATGCGCTCGGCTTCGCGCATGAGGAACTCCGGGGTGACAAGCCTCCGGCGGTCACCTGCAATACCCAGGGGCACAATGGCAATACGACGGTGGGTCCCTGGGACAGGGACTCCGTCATGAACTCCTGCAATCCGGTCTGCAACGGCGACGGCGAGCTGCGCGACTGGGACCGGGTCGGGGTTCAGCAGTCCTACAGAGCGCGCGTGCTTCCTGGCGCGCGTGAGTCCTTCCAGCGGATGCGCATCAACGGCGATGCCATGGACGACCTCATCGCCCGCAGCGCCGATGGGAGCTTCGACGTCTGGCGTTCCAATGGCTGGAACCTGGCCTACTACTCGACGTTCCCCACGCCGTTCACGGACGCGAACGGCTGGAACGCCGGCAATCGCTTCTACTAG
- a CDS encoding DUF2378 family protein, translating into METWIHPETREAPGLPLLMVRVPRRNFEGLFEHALRPSGPFAQALRDVGYDADTVEERLPLEVWRASLAVARRHACPGLPSEDANRVLGTHYVEGFAQTLVGRIFAAAAPLLGAERCLARLPTYLRAGREDMKLMLEPVRAREWRARVVDSDPLPDFVAGVMEQVLRRTRVLPRVDVLERSEHAYSLRIRWDEA; encoded by the coding sequence ATGGAGACGTGGATTCATCCGGAGACGCGGGAGGCCCCTGGCCTGCCGCTGCTGATGGTGCGGGTGCCGCGCCGGAACTTCGAAGGGCTGTTCGAGCACGCGCTGAGGCCGTCGGGTCCGTTCGCGCAGGCGCTGCGGGACGTGGGCTACGACGCGGACACGGTGGAGGAGCGCCTTCCTCTAGAGGTGTGGCGTGCGTCGCTGGCGGTGGCGCGGCGGCATGCGTGCCCGGGCCTTCCGAGCGAGGACGCCAACCGCGTGCTGGGCACCCACTACGTGGAGGGGTTCGCGCAGACGCTGGTGGGGCGCATCTTCGCCGCGGCTGCGCCGCTCCTGGGCGCGGAGCGGTGCCTGGCGCGGCTGCCCACGTACCTGCGCGCGGGCCGCGAGGACATGAAGCTGATGCTGGAGCCGGTGCGCGCGCGGGAGTGGCGTGCGCGCGTGGTGGACTCGGATCCGCTGCCGGACTTCGTGGCGGGCGTGATGGAGCAGGTGCTGCGCCGTACGCGGGTGCTGCCGCGCGTGGACGTGCTGGAGCGCTCCGAGCACGCCTATTCGCTGCGGATCCGCTGGGACGAGGCCTGA
- a CDS encoding GNAT family N-acetyltransferase — translation MSTATTTRIHSSIQHVPQALWDEKLAQGHPFKSAAFLSCLEDSFPERKFGYLVMSQGEDVVGLAVITEERLDLTLLMPDRVGALAKGVRRVMPGFLSLGLGMVGTFETAQRHWWYDARKLSEHDFAQALLEACDEVCTNSALLLVRDFMEGLPEDLRLQSWFLERGFKPVANHPMAMVTLDGMSSEEHFQRLKKKSRQNLRKKLKDAEALGFQVERVRDFRPLIDACYPLYLQVHEGASEFKRNPFPRAFFETIAERMPTTSSFLTLRTQEGQLIAFILTGTGGGVHNPFLIGMDYARTEGTPAYYLLLWKELEHAARHACRVADLGLTSYFVKQTVGAELEGMTMAARLQSPWLRPLINPLLPLLLSEKQPEERRRFRVSTPDDGQQPPSHKAA, via the coding sequence ATGAGCACGGCCACCACCACGCGGATCCACTCCAGCATCCAGCACGTCCCCCAGGCGCTCTGGGACGAGAAGCTGGCCCAGGGCCACCCCTTCAAGAGCGCGGCCTTCCTGTCGTGCCTGGAGGACTCGTTTCCGGAGCGGAAGTTCGGCTACCTGGTGATGTCCCAGGGCGAGGACGTCGTCGGCCTGGCCGTCATCACCGAGGAGCGCCTGGACCTCACCCTCCTCATGCCGGACCGGGTGGGCGCCCTGGCCAAGGGGGTGCGCCGGGTGATGCCGGGCTTCCTGTCCCTGGGCCTGGGCATGGTGGGCACGTTCGAAACGGCGCAGCGGCACTGGTGGTACGACGCGCGCAAGCTGTCGGAGCACGACTTCGCCCAGGCGCTGCTGGAGGCCTGTGACGAGGTCTGCACGAACTCCGCGCTGCTGCTGGTGCGCGACTTCATGGAAGGGCTGCCGGAGGACCTGCGGCTGCAGTCGTGGTTCCTGGAGCGGGGCTTCAAGCCGGTGGCCAACCACCCCATGGCGATGGTGACGCTCGACGGGATGAGCAGCGAGGAGCACTTCCAGCGGCTGAAGAAGAAGTCGCGGCAGAACCTGCGCAAGAAGTTGAAGGACGCGGAGGCGCTGGGGTTTCAGGTGGAGCGCGTGCGCGACTTCCGCCCGCTCATCGACGCGTGCTACCCGCTCTACCTCCAGGTCCACGAGGGCGCCTCGGAGTTCAAGCGTAACCCCTTCCCGCGCGCCTTCTTCGAGACCATCGCGGAGCGCATGCCCACCACCAGCAGCTTCCTCACGCTGCGCACCCAGGAGGGCCAGCTCATCGCCTTCATCCTCACGGGCACGGGCGGCGGGGTGCACAACCCCTTCCTCATTGGCATGGACTACGCGCGCACGGAGGGCACCCCCGCGTACTACCTGCTGCTCTGGAAGGAGCTGGAGCACGCGGCCCGGCACGCGTGCCGGGTGGCGGACCTGGGTCTGACCAGCTACTTCGTCAAGCAGACCGTGGGCGCGGAGCTGGAGGGGATGACCATGGCCGCGCGCCTGCAATCCCCCTGGCTGCGGCCGCTCATCAACCCGCTGCTGCCGCTGCTGCTGAGCGAGAAGCAGCCCGAGGAGCGACGCCGCTTCCGCGTCTCCACGCCCGACGACGGCCAGCAGCCCCCCTCCCACAAGGCCGCGTGA
- a CDS encoding M18 family aminopeptidase, whose amino-acid sequence MSPTDIDTQANDLLQYIDASPTPYHAVRETARRLTAAGFRELDERESWSLKPGDKVFVIRGDTSIAAFQLGTKPVDTTGFRLVGSHTDSPNLRLKPNAAVNRHGYQQLGVEIYGGVLLHTWTDRDLSLAGRVVALHNGRPQHHLVDFRRPLLRVPNLAIHLNRGVNTEGLKLNPQDHMVPVLGLESAGPAELKTLLVEELGRSGVKAAADDLLGYDLCLYDLQPSTRSGLHGEFLHAPRLDNLASCHTGLTALLKDTGPREATVGVVLYDHEECGSRSAQGAASPFLKDLMERIVQAHSDGRADAFHRAIRRSFMVSADMAHAVHPNYSSMHEPKHQPQLGGGPVIKSNVNQSYATDGESWAHFAALCKEAGVTPQHFVTRTDLGCGSTIGPISAGQLGIRTVDVGNPMLSMHSIRELAAASDVARMVAVLSRFFA is encoded by the coding sequence ATGAGCCCGACTGACATCGACACGCAGGCCAACGACCTCCTCCAGTACATCGACGCGTCGCCCACGCCGTACCACGCCGTGCGCGAGACGGCGCGCCGCCTCACCGCCGCGGGCTTCCGTGAACTGGACGAGCGCGAGTCCTGGTCGCTGAAGCCCGGCGACAAGGTCTTCGTCATCCGCGGCGACACGAGCATCGCCGCCTTCCAGCTGGGCACGAAGCCCGTGGACACCACCGGCTTCCGGCTGGTGGGCTCGCACACGGACTCGCCCAACCTGCGCCTCAAGCCCAACGCGGCCGTCAACCGCCACGGCTACCAGCAACTGGGCGTCGAAATCTATGGCGGGGTGCTGCTGCACACGTGGACGGACCGCGACCTGTCGCTCGCGGGCCGCGTGGTGGCGCTGCACAACGGCCGCCCCCAGCACCACCTGGTGGACTTCCGCCGGCCGCTGTTGCGCGTGCCCAACCTGGCCATCCACCTCAACCGCGGCGTCAACACGGAAGGGCTGAAGCTCAACCCCCAGGATCACATGGTGCCGGTGCTGGGCCTGGAGAGCGCGGGCCCCGCGGAGCTGAAGACGCTGCTGGTGGAGGAGCTGGGCCGCTCGGGCGTGAAGGCCGCCGCGGACGACCTGCTGGGCTACGACCTGTGCCTCTACGACTTGCAGCCGTCCACCCGCTCCGGCCTGCACGGTGAGTTCCTCCACGCGCCCCGCCTGGACAACCTGGCCAGCTGCCACACCGGGCTCACCGCGCTCTTGAAGGACACCGGCCCGCGCGAGGCCACGGTGGGCGTGGTGCTCTATGACCACGAGGAGTGCGGCAGCCGCAGCGCGCAGGGCGCCGCATCGCCGTTCCTGAAGGACCTGATGGAGCGCATCGTCCAGGCGCACTCGGATGGGCGCGCGGACGCGTTCCACCGCGCCATCCGCCGCTCGTTCATGGTGAGCGCGGACATGGCGCACGCGGTGCACCCCAACTACTCGTCCATGCACGAGCCCAAGCACCAGCCGCAGCTGGGCGGTGGCCCGGTCATCAAGTCCAACGTGAACCAGTCCTACGCGACGGACGGCGAGTCGTGGGCGCACTTCGCGGCGCTGTGCAAGGAGGCGGGCGTCACGCCGCAGCACTTCGTCACCCGCACGGACCTGGGCTGCGGCAGCACCATTGGCCCCATCTCCGCGGGGCAGCTGGGCATCCGCACGGTGGACGTGGGCAACCCCATGCTGTCCATGCACTCCATCCGCGAGCTGGCCGCCGCGTCCGACGTGGCCCGCATGGTGGCGGTGCTGTCTCGCTTCTTCGCCTGA
- a CDS encoding GNAT family N-acetyltransferase, with product MTASATAIGSAPAPHAPPGPLELRWVSSIQDIGREAWNTCFPTSDVMQAYELHQATEAASIEDVQFHYLQVRSAGEVLAVVPCFRFRMSLTVIAPDNVNKVVSQVRRVLPGFLFLNAFVIGTPIAICKDLLGVRPDLPKPRRDAVLRAISDEVVARARHLKLGLVFMKELTTRLLPEVRDVLSPRFSFVESAATTYLYLGEPGKSTYRERLRKKYRSLMNNRMARVQEAGMRWEQVADFSRYAAQMHPLYLQVLNRSKIRFETLSVDFFARLPALLGERVFALLCFKGEQLVSFELFLKDDEWVHPIYLGLDYHLRDEGSLYFNSIYKIVEVLEAHGKAVVQLGQTSYAVKASIGAVVDRLYLAVHHTNPVLDALLKRFGAELFPPTPLPRSQRVFRDMKENDDGLARHGIHFERLDDGSEE from the coding sequence ATGACCGCGTCCGCCACCGCCATCGGGAGCGCTCCCGCGCCCCACGCCCCTCCAGGGCCGCTCGAACTCCGCTGGGTCTCCTCCATCCAGGACATCGGCCGGGAGGCCTGGAACACCTGCTTCCCCACCTCTGACGTGATGCAGGCCTACGAGCTGCACCAGGCCACGGAGGCCGCCAGCATCGAGGACGTGCAGTTCCACTACCTCCAGGTCCGGAGCGCGGGCGAGGTGCTGGCCGTCGTGCCGTGCTTCCGCTTCCGGATGTCGCTGACGGTCATCGCGCCGGACAACGTCAACAAGGTCGTCTCCCAGGTGCGCCGCGTCCTGCCGGGCTTCCTGTTCCTCAACGCCTTCGTCATCGGAACGCCCATCGCCATCTGCAAGGACCTGCTGGGCGTGCGCCCGGACCTGCCGAAGCCGCGCCGTGACGCCGTGCTGCGGGCCATCTCCGACGAGGTGGTGGCCCGGGCCCGGCACCTGAAGCTGGGCCTGGTCTTCATGAAGGAGCTCACCACCCGGCTGCTGCCGGAGGTGCGGGACGTGCTGTCCCCGCGCTTCTCCTTCGTGGAGAGCGCCGCCACCACCTACCTCTACCTGGGCGAGCCCGGGAAGAGCACCTACCGGGAGCGGCTGCGCAAGAAGTACCGCTCCCTCATGAACAACCGCATGGCCCGCGTCCAGGAGGCGGGCATGCGCTGGGAGCAGGTCGCGGACTTCTCCCGCTACGCCGCGCAGATGCACCCGCTGTACCTCCAGGTGCTGAACCGTTCGAAGATCCGCTTCGAGACGCTCAGCGTGGACTTCTTCGCCCGGCTGCCCGCGCTCCTGGGCGAGCGCGTCTTCGCCCTCCTGTGCTTCAAGGGCGAGCAGCTGGTGTCCTTCGAGCTGTTCCTCAAGGACGACGAGTGGGTGCACCCCATCTACCTGGGGCTGGACTACCACCTGCGGGATGAGGGCTCGCTGTACTTCAACAGCATCTACAAAATCGTGGAGGTGCTGGAGGCCCACGGCAAGGCCGTGGTGCAGCTGGGCCAGACGAGCTACGCCGTCAAGGCGAGCATCGGCGCGGTGGTGGACCGGCTCTATCTGGCCGTCCACCACACGAACCCGGTGCTGGACGCCCTGCTGAAGCGCTTCGGCGCGGAGCTGTTCCCGCCAACGCCGCTGCCCCGCTCGCAGCGCGTGTTCCGGGACATGAAGGAGAACGACGACGGCCTGGCCCGTCACGGCATCCACTTCGAGCGGCTGGACGACGGGAGCGAGGAATGA
- a CDS encoding aminotransferase class I/II-fold pyridoxal phosphate-dependent enzyme: MDITAPPRFVKNRDLTVGSARLQEVQKAVHYYVDNHHCDVIGRVFHGIPGREASVSLSPTRREAASRGRREVLHFGSYNYSGLNGHPRVVAAAEAALKRYGTTVSGVRLLNGTCELHLELERALAEFLGFEDCITYSSGYAANLSVLSALCGEGDVVLSDMLNHQSIIDGLKLSGADVRTFRHKSLRSIEGALKKLAPEQRKFIITDGVFSMDGDVADLPGIVALAEAHNAFVLVDDAHATAAMGPHGRGTPAHFALQHGVDVLTGSLSKGLPGIGGFAAGTKATIDLLRFGSNGYIFSASLPPPIAAGLLEGIRILQEQPELQQRLHYNENVLRAGIRAMGLDCMNSESPIIPVLMPAYEKTFELTRLLHEEGIYVNPVGYPAVSKNRTRLRINVSANLTQSDLDRFLDTLDRCSRKLGVQQQDPALARTGT; the protein is encoded by the coding sequence ATGGACATCACCGCCCCTCCCCGTTTCGTGAAGAACCGCGACCTCACCGTGGGCTCCGCCCGGCTCCAGGAGGTCCAGAAGGCGGTCCACTACTATGTGGACAACCACCACTGTGACGTCATCGGCCGCGTGTTCCACGGCATCCCGGGACGCGAGGCGAGCGTCAGCCTCAGCCCGACCCGCCGGGAGGCGGCCTCGCGCGGACGCCGGGAGGTCCTCCACTTCGGCTCCTACAACTACTCCGGCCTGAACGGGCACCCGCGCGTGGTGGCCGCGGCGGAGGCGGCCCTCAAGCGCTACGGCACGACGGTCAGCGGCGTGCGGCTGCTCAACGGCACCTGCGAGCTGCACCTGGAGCTGGAGCGCGCGCTGGCGGAGTTCCTCGGCTTCGAGGACTGCATCACCTACAGCAGCGGCTACGCGGCGAACCTGTCCGTGCTGTCCGCGCTGTGCGGCGAGGGCGACGTCGTGCTGTCGGACATGCTCAACCACCAGTCCATCATCGACGGGCTGAAGCTGTCGGGCGCGGACGTGCGCACCTTCCGGCACAAGAGCCTGCGCAGCATCGAGGGGGCGCTGAAGAAGCTGGCCCCCGAGCAGCGCAAGTTCATCATCACCGACGGCGTCTTCAGCATGGACGGCGACGTGGCGGACCTGCCGGGCATCGTGGCGCTGGCGGAGGCGCACAACGCCTTCGTCCTCGTGGATGACGCGCACGCCACCGCGGCCATGGGCCCTCACGGCCGGGGCACCCCGGCGCACTTCGCCCTCCAGCACGGCGTGGACGTGCTCACCGGCAGCCTCAGCAAGGGCCTGCCGGGCATCGGCGGGTTCGCCGCCGGCACGAAGGCCACCATCGACCTGCTGCGCTTCGGCTCCAACGGCTACATCTTCTCCGCCTCGCTGCCGCCCCCCATCGCCGCGGGCCTGCTGGAGGGCATCCGCATCCTCCAGGAGCAGCCCGAGCTGCAGCAGCGGCTGCACTACAACGAGAACGTCCTGCGAGCCGGCATCCGCGCCATGGGCCTGGACTGCATGAACAGCGAGTCCCCCATCATCCCCGTGCTGATGCCCGCCTACGAGAAGACCTTCGAGCTGACGCGGCTGCTCCACGAGGAAGGCATCTACGTCAACCCGGTGGGCTACCCCGCGGTGAGCAAGAACCGGACGCGGCTGCGCATCAACGTCAGCGCCAACCTGACGCAGTCGGACCTGGACCGCTTCCTGGACACCCTGGACCGCTGCAGCCGCAAGCTGGGCGTCCAGCAGCAGGACCCGGCCCTGGCGCGCACCGGCACCTGA